Proteins from one Ranitomeya variabilis isolate aRanVar5 chromosome 1, aRanVar5.hap1, whole genome shotgun sequence genomic window:
- the LOC143795185 gene encoding uncharacterized protein LOC143795185 produces MADRRHADTGVTRRLWDEVCRNLFPRRESLHPQQQSKLVGKIRKRWRSLRDRFKREFNDEMKAPSGSAGRKRSKYKYGQALSFLRRTMLSRVTFSSHRAPASSSAPSGAIPPESATEGHVGRPHTSVPSSDPSSDPSVPSTSSVPSSGALLQPSLLASDAEQIAFPLPHPSDPATSTPPLGSWRQRQRGQEKSYAPEFLHLNASFQGSFKILGEQVTAGFNMVQSRISETSRETSSRLDRLHSAVSPDPANIFFNSMLRTMEKLSFEQQMWFQDL; encoded by the exons atggctgaccgcaggcatgctgataccggtgtcacccgtcggctctgggacgaagtgtgtcgcaacctgtttccaaggcgggagagccttcatcctcagcagcagagcaaactag ttggaaagattaggaagcggtggcggtcactgagggatcgctttaagagggaattcaatgatgagatgaaggccccgagtggctctgcaggaaggaagaggagcaaatataaatatggccaggccctctccttcctgaggcgaacaatgctaagcagagt caccttctccagccaccgggcgcctgcatcttcctctgcgccctctggagcgatccctcctgagtccgccactgagggccacgtcggtaggccccacacctctgtcccctcctctgacccctcctctgacccctctgtcccctccacttcatccgtcccaagcagtggagcattattgcagccttcattgctcgcatctgatgctgaacagatagcgtttcctttaccccacccctctgatcctgccacctcgacaccaccattaggttcgtggcggcagcgacagaggggtcaggaaaagagctatgctcctgagttcttgcacctgaatgcatccttccaaggctctttcaaaattttgggagagcaagtgactgctggtttcaacatggtgcagtcacgcatcagtgaaacaagccgtgaaaccagcagtcgcttggataggctgcattcagctgtaagtcccgatccggccaatattttttttaactccatGCTCAGGACCATGGAGAAActatcttttgagcaacagatgtgg ttTCAAGATTTGTAA